From one Bifidobacterium sp. WK012_4_13 genomic stretch:
- a CDS encoding peptidoglycan D,D-transpeptidase FtsI family protein, giving the protein MKMPLTIWWKNASEFMKRTVCVAALLAIIASGAVAKLTYVQLIAGKTTAEAATASRTVSTTLSAQRGEITDSNGIVLAQSVERYTIIGDPKAASTFEPTTCTKATEDNCQSIDGKPVGTTGPAAVAKLLAPVLGMNAMELGAMLTGTSQYVVIKKDVVPTVKRSIDKLNLSGVISTELTSDRVYPNGTLMGSLLGGVDDAGTGVAGIEQMENKLLTGTNGYTKYQRGNDGQQIPGTQTESVAAVDGDNVQLTIDRDVQWYVEQALEAGKEKYKADWAVASVQEVSTGKILALADTESEEAGSSSAKLNPSHAVTETFEPGSVGKLITLSGLLQEKQQSMSNKFSVPYSIDVNGQTYHDSETHGTEKWTLAGILQHSSNVGVIMASSKYSLAQRYSYLTKFGIGQSSGIGLPGESDGLLSKDTSWDKRTQNTVLFGQGYATNVLQVSNVAATIANKGVKNQQSIIANVKDENGKEVSTQTSQSTRVIDSSVASQMMNAMESVAEGYQSVAGVSGYRVAAKTGTAEVAGSDGSLTGIVADWVGVLPADNPKYVVTVVLKNPEGTYGGLTAGPIFANIGEFLMQKYEVPTSTPRTGAIPVTW; this is encoded by the coding sequence ATGAAGATGCCCTTGACCATCTGGTGGAAGAATGCTTCGGAGTTCATGAAGCGAACGGTCTGCGTCGCGGCGCTCCTTGCGATAATCGCGTCCGGGGCTGTCGCCAAGCTGACCTATGTACAGCTGATCGCAGGAAAGACGACTGCCGAGGCCGCTACGGCGAGCCGTACGGTAAGCACCACGCTCAGCGCGCAACGCGGGGAGATCACCGATTCCAACGGCATCGTTCTGGCTCAGAGCGTTGAACGCTACACGATCATCGGCGATCCCAAGGCAGCCTCCACATTCGAACCGACCACGTGCACCAAGGCCACCGAGGATAATTGCCAGAGCATAGATGGCAAGCCGGTGGGGACGACAGGTCCGGCAGCGGTCGCCAAGCTTCTCGCACCGGTTCTCGGCATGAACGCGATGGAGCTCGGCGCGATGCTTACCGGCACCAGTCAATATGTGGTCATCAAGAAGGATGTGGTGCCGACCGTCAAGCGCAGCATCGACAAATTGAATCTCAGCGGCGTCATCTCGACCGAGCTCACATCGGACCGGGTTTATCCGAACGGGACCTTGATGGGATCGCTTCTTGGAGGCGTCGACGATGCTGGAACAGGCGTCGCGGGCATCGAGCAGATGGAGAACAAGCTCCTCACTGGAACGAACGGATACACCAAGTATCAGCGTGGAAATGACGGGCAGCAGATTCCCGGCACCCAGACGGAGTCCGTCGCTGCCGTCGACGGAGACAACGTCCAGCTCACGATCGACCGCGATGTGCAATGGTACGTCGAACAGGCACTCGAGGCGGGCAAGGAAAAGTACAAGGCAGACTGGGCTGTGGCTTCGGTCCAGGAGGTCTCCACAGGGAAGATCCTCGCACTTGCCGACACGGAATCAGAGGAGGCCGGAAGCTCTTCCGCAAAGCTCAATCCTTCCCATGCGGTGACGGAAACGTTCGAACCAGGCTCTGTAGGCAAGCTGATCACGCTTTCGGGACTGCTTCAGGAGAAGCAGCAGTCCATGAGCAATAAATTCAGCGTCCCCTACAGCATCGATGTGAATGGTCAGACGTATCACGACTCAGAGACCCATGGAACCGAAAAGTGGACGCTTGCGGGCATATTGCAGCACTCCTCGAACGTTGGCGTCATCATGGCCTCTTCGAAGTATTCCCTCGCGCAGAGATATTCATATCTCACCAAATTCGGGATCGGACAGTCGTCGGGCATCGGCCTGCCTGGTGAATCCGACGGATTGCTTTCAAAGGACACCAGCTGGGACAAGCGCACGCAGAACACTGTGCTCTTCGGACAGGGGTATGCGACCAATGTGCTGCAGGTGAGCAACGTCGCCGCGACCATAGCGAACAAGGGTGTGAAGAATCAGCAATCCATAATTGCAAACGTCAAGGATGAGAACGGCAAGGAGGTCTCCACGCAGACATCCCAGTCGACCAGGGTGATCGATTCCTCCGTCGCGTCGCAGATGATGAACGCCATGGAATCGGTTGCAGAGGGCTACCAGAGCGTCGCAGGCGTTTCCGGCTATCGTGTCGCTGCCAAGACAGGAACGGCCGAGGTCGCTGGATCGGATGGTTCATTGACTGGCATCGTCGCTGACTGGGTCGGCGTGCTGCCCGCGGATAATCCAAAGTACGTGGTGACCGTGGTTCTGAAGAATCCGGAAGGAACATATGGAGGTTTGACCGCCGGTCCGATCTTTGCGAATATTGGTGAATTCCTTATGCAGAAATACGAAGTTCCCACTTCCACGCCGCGTACAGGTGCTATTCCAGTGACTTGGTGA
- a CDS encoding UDP-N-acetylmuramyl peptide synthase: MSSLGETMSQRMTLGYLGNHYGLAIRPRFCEPVTVTSLADDAQSVRPGALFVPSRGTVAASDIAEAEARGAYAVVLSQEQQSLAGSTQIPVLIGGLDAEQLGQLASDVAGEPSESLAVFTIAEDDSARYVKKLAEFLHTLGNPVGVVSAAGSYSLDRPLDVDYPVSMFDMERLMSVCLEDGAAAVIVAVNPQTLKPDALQAVKVDVVSLASSKSAVDEISRRAREATDEAARKADMQSRIKSAAQADFTQTVAIPVDELHHEKRREHEEKRKFEALAASRNQMRQAESRRLKQICKTYGLNLRKDTKVAARTEESDSLSRQAGISEDGDSQRQLSLSISMTMAAGVRKNNIKSALRVSKELS, translated from the coding sequence ATGAGTTCTTTAGGTGAGACCATGTCGCAGAGAATGACTTTGGGATACCTTGGCAATCATTATGGTCTCGCGATACGTCCAAGGTTCTGCGAGCCAGTGACCGTCACCTCCCTGGCAGACGACGCCCAGTCCGTGCGTCCAGGTGCATTGTTCGTTCCTTCCCGGGGCACGGTGGCTGCCTCGGACATAGCAGAGGCGGAAGCACGGGGAGCGTATGCGGTCGTGCTTTCGCAAGAGCAGCAATCATTGGCCGGGAGCACCCAGATTCCAGTCCTGATCGGTGGCCTGGATGCCGAACAGCTTGGGCAGCTGGCATCGGATGTTGCAGGCGAGCCTTCGGAGTCGTTGGCCGTGTTCACCATCGCAGAGGACGACAGTGCGAGATATGTCAAGAAATTGGCCGAATTCCTTCATACGCTGGGCAATCCCGTCGGAGTCGTCAGCGCAGCGGGGTCATATTCCCTGGACCGCCCCCTCGATGTCGACTATCCAGTGAGCATGTTCGACATGGAACGGCTGATGTCGGTGTGCCTGGAAGACGGCGCTGCAGCGGTCATCGTTGCAGTCAATCCCCAGACCTTGAAGCCAGATGCGCTGCAAGCCGTGAAGGTCGACGTCGTCAGCCTGGCGTCTTCGAAGTCGGCGGTCGATGAAATCTCCAGGAGGGCGCGGGAGGCAACCGATGAAGCCGCCAGAAAGGCCGACATGCAATCCAGGATCAAGTCCGCGGCTCAGGCGGATTTCACTCAGACGGTCGCGATTCCGGTCGACGAACTGCATCATGAAAAGCGCCGTGAGCATGAGGAGAAACGGAAGTTCGAGGCTCTTGCTGCCAGCAGGAATCAGATGCGTCAGGCGGAGAGCCGCAGGCTAAAGCAGATATGCAAGACATATGGACTGAACCTCAGGAAAGACACCAAGGTCGCTGCGAGAACAGAGGAGTCCGATTCATTGTCGAGACAGGCCGGCATCAGCGAAGACGGTGATTCCCAGAGGCAGCTGTCGCTGAGCATATCGATGACGATGGCCGCAGGCGTGAGGAAAAACAACATCAAAAGCGCCTTGCGCGTTTCCAAAGAGCTATCTTGA
- the murF gene encoding UDP-N-acetylmuramoyl-tripeptide--D-alanyl-D-alanine ligase, whose protein sequence is MMPMDIGEIADAVSGNVVSGAVDPHGDGLHDAAVVTSVTTDSREAKPGSLFVAIPGARVDGHDFVAVAAGNGAVAALVEHTVPGSDIPQIVVGDSVKALGVLARHNIDRRRELPEPFTIIGITGSVGKTTTKDLLHSLLTRLGRTVSPVGSFNNEIGLPLTALKVHASTRFFTAEMGASHIGDIDYLTAIAPPDISIALIVGVAHLGEFGSVDNIAIAKSEIIRNLLPGGISVLNADDPRVSAMRRYSPGKILWFGEHGDHLPDGSCMNMYATDLNVDSMDHPTFLMHVRADAHATAYATTNAEGDSQPGDEQTQQVTLGIRGSHNVMNALAASAVAHELGLPLTEIADVLRKQRHISPHRMAVSNIAESGFAFTLIDDSFNANPNSVTAGVRSLAEWGAHQDSRPFRVAVLGAMLELGADERRLHADMGALCSRLGIDQLIAVGGNDELDSLARDIVAGADAASGTTASNDVSAHAIESRFAHDIDEAEAMVAEASSHHPHTVVLLKGSHASGLSALADRWASSQTDRES, encoded by the coding sequence ATGATGCCGATGGATATCGGCGAGATCGCGGATGCGGTTTCAGGCAATGTCGTTTCAGGTGCTGTCGATCCGCATGGTGACGGTTTGCATGATGCCGCAGTTGTGACGAGCGTGACGACCGATTCCAGGGAGGCGAAGCCCGGTTCCTTGTTCGTTGCGATTCCCGGCGCTCGGGTGGATGGGCATGACTTTGTCGCCGTAGCCGCCGGAAATGGTGCCGTCGCGGCGCTGGTCGAGCATACGGTGCCCGGCTCCGACATTCCCCAGATAGTCGTGGGCGATTCGGTAAAGGCGCTTGGAGTCCTGGCACGGCATAACATCGATCGCCGTCGGGAGTTGCCTGAACCATTCACGATCATCGGAATCACGGGATCTGTCGGAAAGACGACGACCAAGGATCTGCTGCATTCGCTGCTCACACGTCTTGGAAGGACGGTATCTCCGGTCGGCTCGTTCAACAATGAGATCGGTCTGCCATTGACAGCGCTGAAGGTTCACGCATCCACCCGCTTCTTCACCGCGGAGATGGGCGCTTCCCACATAGGCGACATCGACTATCTGACAGCCATAGCTCCGCCGGACATTTCGATCGCGCTTATCGTAGGCGTGGCTCATCTCGGTGAATTCGGATCTGTCGACAACATAGCGATTGCAAAGAGCGAGATCATTCGCAATCTGCTTCCCGGTGGAATCTCGGTGCTCAATGCCGATGATCCTCGGGTGAGTGCCATGAGAAGATATTCCCCAGGAAAGATCCTCTGGTTCGGCGAGCACGGGGATCATCTTCCAGACGGTTCCTGCATGAACATGTATGCCACAGACCTGAATGTCGATTCGATGGATCACCCCACCTTCCTGATGCATGTGCGTGCCGATGCGCATGCCACTGCGTATGCCACTACCAACGCGGAGGGTGATTCCCAGCCAGGTGACGAGCAGACTCAGCAGGTGACTCTTGGAATTCGTGGCTCGCACAATGTGATGAATGCCCTTGCCGCCTCGGCCGTCGCCCATGAGCTCGGCCTGCCGTTGACCGAGATTGCCGACGTTCTTCGAAAGCAGCGGCACATCAGCCCTCATCGCATGGCCGTATCCAACATTGCCGAAAGTGGATTCGCCTTCACCCTCATAGATGATTCGTTCAATGCCAACCCGAATTCGGTCACTGCGGGGGTTCGGAGCCTGGCAGAGTGGGGGGCTCATCAGGATTCACGCCCATTCCGCGTGGCAGTGCTCGGTGCGATGCTTGAACTGGGCGCGGATGAGAGACGCTTGCACGCAGACATGGGTGCACTCTGCTCAAGACTCGGAATCGACCAGTTGATAGCCGTCGGAGGTAACGACGAGCTCGATTCCCTTGCGAGGGACATCGTCGCGGGCGCCGATGCGGCAAGTGGGACGACGGCATCGAACGATGTCTCCGCCCACGCAATCGAGAGCCGATTCGCTCACGACATTGATGAAGCCGAAGCCATGGTCGCAGAGGCATCTTCCCATCATCCGCACACGGTCGTCCTGCTCAAGGGCTCGCATGCCTCTGGACTGAGCGCACTCGCGGACCGGTGGGCATCGTCGCAGACGGATCGTGAGTCATGA
- the mraY gene encoding phospho-N-acetylmuramoyl-pentapeptide-transferase — translation MISLIIGIVVSLAVTVIGTPLLINLVHRLHYGQYIRQDGPKSHLVKRGTPTMGGVIINLAIVLGWVASATYRFIFYHTAPSWSAILVLFAMVSMGFLGFIDDFAKVRKKQNLGLSVRAKFLGQFIFATIYAVLSLIVPTKSGYPSAQAGMAFIEKPFFSFDFAGRFVAIIIFVVWVNFLMAAWTNAVNLNDGLDGLASGSSMIAFVGYAIIAFWESYHIKGGAHLGFTYAVSDPLDLSIIAVCAATACFGFLWYNTKPATIFMGDTGSLALGGLFAALSISTHTEFLAIIMGGLFVIEAMSDVIQVGYFKMTHKRVFKMAPIHHHFELMGWPESKVVVRFWMVEFMFVLIGMVVFYGDWVARSGLVG, via the coding sequence GTGATTTCACTCATTATTGGAATTGTGGTTTCTCTGGCGGTGACGGTCATAGGCACACCTCTGCTTATCAATCTCGTGCATCGTCTGCATTACGGTCAATACATCCGTCAGGATGGCCCGAAATCGCATCTGGTGAAGCGTGGAACCCCAACCATGGGCGGCGTGATCATCAATCTCGCGATCGTTCTGGGATGGGTGGCATCGGCGACGTATCGTTTCATCTTCTATCACACGGCTCCCTCCTGGTCGGCGATTCTTGTATTGTTTGCGATGGTCTCGATGGGCTTCCTCGGATTCATCGATGACTTCGCAAAGGTAAGGAAAAAGCAGAATCTGGGTCTTTCCGTCCGGGCAAAATTCCTTGGACAGTTCATTTTCGCCACCATCTATGCAGTGCTTTCGCTGATCGTGCCTACGAAGTCCGGATATCCCAGCGCACAGGCAGGCATGGCGTTCATCGAGAAGCCGTTCTTCAGCTTCGACTTCGCAGGCCGCTTCGTCGCCATCATAATCTTCGTGGTCTGGGTCAACTTCCTGATGGCTGCCTGGACCAATGCGGTGAATCTCAACGACGGCTTGGACGGACTTGCTTCCGGCAGCTCCATGATCGCCTTCGTGGGATATGCCATCATAGCGTTCTGGGAGAGCTACCACATCAAGGGGGGTGCGCATCTAGGCTTCACCTACGCCGTTTCCGATCCGCTCGATCTTTCCATCATTGCGGTGTGCGCCGCCACTGCATGCTTTGGATTCCTCTGGTACAACACCAAGCCTGCGACGATATTCATGGGCGATACCGGATCCTTGGCGCTTGGTGGATTGTTCGCAGCGCTCTCCATATCCACGCATACTGAATTCCTCGCGATAATCATGGGAGGCCTGTTCGTCATCGAGGCAATGTCCGATGTGATTCAGGTGGGGTACTTCAAGATGACACATAAACGCGTGTTCAAGATGGCGCCCATCCACCATCATTTCGAACTGATGGGATGGCCGGAGTCTAAGGTCGTGGTGAGATTCTGGATGGTCGAGTTCATGTTTGTGCTCATTGGCATGGTCGTCTTCTATGGAGACTGGGTTGCGAGATCCGGTCTCGTCGGATGA
- the murD gene encoding UDP-N-acetylmuramoyl-L-alanine--D-glutamate ligase, whose amino-acid sequence MVVDNATVLVAGLGISGKSSCAVLAGRAHRVITVDEHKAEADLHGFEDIPWDSIDLVVTSPVFNPRTPFILEAQRRSIPVVSEVELAWRLRVPSVATGEPAPWIGITGTNGKTSTTEMTSAMLSDSGFVAPAVGNIGKAVSLAAVDPSNQALCVELSSFQLHFTSSLRLTCAAITNLADDHLDWHGGFARYAADKAKVYRGVTKTLVYNADDSRVTELAEAAHPAPGCRKVGFTLKPPVRGQIGVEDGWIVDSSGVVNGTESPVRVAKVSEFRHMCEPDGTVYPHLVADSLCALALALGFGVAVQDAIAALRNFTPGGHRIQTVATAQLTDGSIRFVDDSKATNAHAAAASLSSFADRSVVWVAGGLAKGAQFEGLVRDQKTKIKAAVIIGKDQRAFQEAFASSAPQIPTTLIDPEDNESVMRRAVDACGSYAAAGDVVLMAPACASMDQFVSYADRGDQFRKQASRWVLEHAQNN is encoded by the coding sequence ATGGTTGTTGACAATGCAACGGTTTTGGTTGCAGGACTGGGGATCTCGGGAAAAAGTTCGTGTGCCGTGCTGGCTGGCCGCGCACATAGGGTGATCACGGTCGATGAGCACAAGGCCGAGGCGGATCTGCATGGTTTCGAAGACATTCCCTGGGATTCGATTGACCTTGTGGTTACCTCGCCGGTATTCAACCCTCGCACCCCGTTCATCCTCGAGGCTCAGCGACGTTCCATTCCCGTCGTGAGCGAGGTCGAGCTCGCATGGCGGCTCAGGGTGCCTTCGGTCGCGACGGGAGAGCCCGCACCATGGATTGGCATTACCGGGACCAACGGAAAAACGTCGACCACTGAGATGACCTCCGCGATGCTGAGTGATTCAGGCTTCGTCGCTCCTGCGGTAGGCAATATCGGCAAGGCCGTTTCCCTTGCCGCGGTCGACCCATCCAATCAGGCCCTATGCGTCGAGCTGAGTTCGTTCCAGCTTCATTTCACCAGTTCGCTGAGACTGACCTGCGCTGCGATCACGAATCTTGCCGACGACCATTTGGACTGGCACGGTGGATTTGCGCGCTATGCCGCAGATAAGGCGAAGGTGTATCGTGGCGTGACGAAAACCTTGGTCTATAACGCCGATGACAGCAGGGTCACTGAGCTGGCCGAAGCGGCACATCCCGCTCCGGGATGCAGAAAGGTCGGATTCACCCTCAAGCCTCCCGTCAGAGGTCAGATAGGGGTCGAGGACGGTTGGATCGTGGACTCGAGCGGTGTGGTCAATGGCACGGAGTCCCCAGTCAGAGTCGCGAAGGTCAGCGAGTTCAGACACATGTGCGAGCCTGATGGCACTGTCTATCCGCATCTGGTTGCGGATTCGCTCTGCGCCTTGGCTCTTGCACTCGGATTCGGCGTTGCGGTGCAGGATGCAATCGCCGCATTGAGGAATTTCACTCCGGGAGGTCACCGAATTCAGACGGTTGCGACTGCGCAGCTCACCGATGGCAGCATTCGCTTCGTCGACGATTCGAAGGCAACGAATGCGCATGCGGCTGCCGCGTCGCTCTCAAGCTTTGCCGATCGCAGCGTCGTATGGGTCGCTGGGGGACTGGCGAAGGGTGCTCAGTTCGAAGGGCTTGTCAGAGATCAGAAGACGAAGATCAAGGCCGCGGTTATCATAGGCAAGGATCAGCGGGCCTTCCAGGAGGCATTCGCCTCTTCGGCGCCGCAGATTCCTACGACGCTGATCGATCCTGAGGACAACGAAAGCGTCATGCGCCGCGCAGTGGATGCCTGCGGCTCATACGCGGCTGCCGGCGACGTCGTTCTGATGGCTCCGGCGTGCGCTTCGATGGATCAGTTCGTCTCATACGCAGACAGGGGAGACCAGTTCAGGAAGCAGGCATCGCGTTGGGTTCTGGAACATGCCCAGAATAACTAG
- a CDS encoding FtsW/RodA/SpoVE family cell cycle protein, translated as MPRITRSGRKSVKGTGASASDLRSTDGNAHDRYRRLGDADDASESVNRVDYSGWRNIFNPVWCYNGFVTCVVALTVFGFIMVFSSSSVSMVAAGKSPWAQAANQTIYGIFGLIVTAVAAHIKAEWYRRASFFLLLGAMFLQLLTLTPLGRNVNGNTGWIGIGSLTLQPAEALKLALCIWLPLALSVAGRRAKTVGLLQAYWIPIVMFAASVGFVLIGKDLGTAMILIIIGFVAFLVGGFSMWLLFSMSALAAVGIVFVFVFGSTNRMNRILAAYLPCNAESSQGVCYQSIHSMYAMASGGLTGVGLGNSREKWNYLPEAHNDFIFAVIGEELGFIGTSLVVLTFIIMGWCLMRVALQSHDSFTRLVLVCIATWIVSQGLINICVVLGLLPVMGLPLPFVSAGGTALIMCLCASGVAMSMMKSLPEISSAQSKP; from the coding sequence ATGCCCAGAATAACTAGATCCGGCAGGAAATCAGTGAAGGGGACCGGCGCATCGGCGTCAGACCTCCGTTCCACAGACGGCAATGCCCACGATCGCTACCGGAGGCTGGGCGATGCCGATGATGCCTCCGAATCCGTGAATCGTGTCGACTACTCGGGATGGCGCAATATCTTCAACCCGGTGTGGTGCTACAACGGATTCGTTACATGCGTGGTCGCACTGACTGTCTTCGGCTTCATCATGGTGTTCTCAAGTTCCTCTGTCAGCATGGTCGCGGCCGGAAAGTCGCCTTGGGCACAGGCGGCCAACCAGACGATCTATGGAATATTCGGTCTCATAGTCACCGCGGTCGCCGCCCATATCAAGGCTGAATGGTACAGGCGCGCCTCCTTCTTCCTGCTGCTCGGAGCAATGTTTCTCCAGCTTCTGACATTGACGCCCCTGGGAAGGAACGTCAACGGAAATACTGGATGGATCGGCATAGGCTCACTCACCCTTCAGCCGGCGGAGGCCCTGAAGCTGGCATTGTGCATATGGCTTCCCCTGGCATTGAGCGTCGCAGGCAGGCGCGCCAAGACCGTCGGCCTCCTGCAGGCGTACTGGATTCCGATCGTCATGTTCGCCGCATCCGTCGGCTTCGTCCTGATCGGCAAGGATCTCGGAACTGCCATGATCCTCATCATCATAGGCTTCGTCGCCTTCCTTGTCGGCGGCTTCTCGATGTGGCTGCTTTTCTCGATGAGCGCCCTTGCAGCGGTCGGCATAGTGTTCGTGTTCGTATTCGGTTCTACAAATCGCATGAATCGAATCCTTGCCGCGTATCTTCCATGCAATGCCGAAAGCTCCCAGGGCGTCTGCTATCAGTCGATCCACAGCATGTATGCGATGGCCTCAGGTGGTCTGACAGGTGTCGGACTTGGCAACTCAAGGGAAAAGTGGAACTATCTTCCCGAGGCCCACAACGATTTCATCTTTGCTGTCATAGGTGAGGAGCTCGGCTTCATAGGCACTTCGCTCGTCGTGCTGACCTTCATCATCATGGGCTGGTGTCTCATGCGGGTCGCATTGCAATCTCACGATTCGTTCACCAGGCTCGTGCTGGTCTGCATCGCGACTTGGATCGTAAGCCAGGGGCTGATCAACATCTGCGTGGTCCTCGGGCTGCTGCCTGTCATGGGCCTGCCACTTCCATTCGTTTCTGCGGGAGGCACGGCATTGATCATGTGTCTTTGCGCTTCCGGCGTTGCAATGAGTATGATGAAGAGCCTGCCGGAGATTAGTTCCGCGCAGTCCAAGCCCTGA
- the murG gene encoding undecaprenyldiphospho-muramoylpentapeptide beta-N-acetylglucosaminyltransferase → MGTEEEKIRVVLAGGGTAGHVNPLLSVARALRQRNPHDQISVIGTAAGLEHELVPQAGFDLDTIEKVPFPRSLNLALFSFPFRWMREVRKVKRILRERRAQVVVGFGGYASAPVYRAAHLMHIPIVIHEQNAKAGMANKLGARWADFIGTVYENTGLQARKGASIERVGLPLRPTISELANRIEDNAKLARIEASSALGIDTSRPLILVTGGSLGAVSLNQSVAKSAPELLKYVQVIHLTGKGKGSEVRSIVESEVGKTAVNSLGIGKTGQGDYHIVEYLERIDLAFACADLVICRSGAGTVSELTALGIPAIYVPLPIGNGEQRFNAQPVVDAHGGILVEDDVFTPSWITQHVIPLLQNHRDLQDMGKAAWAYGTRDAAETMAVRVESFA, encoded by the coding sequence ATGGGAACAGAAGAAGAGAAAATCCGGGTCGTTCTTGCTGGAGGGGGCACTGCGGGACACGTCAATCCGCTGTTGAGCGTTGCCAGGGCACTCAGGCAACGCAATCCTCACGATCAGATCAGCGTGATTGGAACGGCTGCGGGTCTTGAGCATGAACTTGTTCCGCAGGCGGGTTTCGACCTTGACACCATCGAGAAGGTTCCCTTTCCTCGGTCCCTGAACCTGGCACTGTTCAGCTTCCCCTTCAGATGGATGCGAGAGGTGCGCAAGGTCAAGCGGATTCTGCGGGAGCGTCGTGCCCAGGTGGTCGTCGGCTTTGGAGGCTATGCTTCGGCACCTGTGTATCGAGCCGCGCATCTGATGCATATTCCGATAGTGATTCATGAGCAGAATGCCAAGGCAGGCATGGCCAACAAGCTTGGTGCGCGTTGGGCTGACTTCATTGGTACCGTGTACGAGAATACTGGCTTGCAGGCTCGCAAGGGGGCATCGATCGAGCGCGTCGGGCTGCCGTTGAGGCCCACGATTTCGGAATTGGCGAATCGTATCGAGGACAATGCAAAGCTTGCCCGCATCGAGGCGTCATCGGCTCTTGGCATCGATACGTCACGTCCGCTGATCCTGGTGACCGGTGGTTCGCTCGGTGCCGTGAGCCTGAACCAATCCGTCGCGAAATCCGCGCCGGAACTGCTCAAATACGTTCAGGTCATTCATCTGACCGGCAAGGGCAAGGGCAGTGAGGTTCGGTCGATAGTCGAATCGGAAGTCGGGAAGACGGCCGTCAATAGCTTGGGGATCGGGAAAACAGGCCAGGGCGACTATCATATCGTCGAATACCTGGAACGGATCGATCTGGCTTTTGCATGCGCGGATCTTGTGATTTGCAGGTCTGGGGCGGGAACGGTCAGCGAGCTGACCGCCCTTGGAATTCCTGCCATCTATGTGCCTCTGCCCATAGGCAACGGTGAGCAGCGCTTCAACGCGCAGCCGGTCGTCGATGCGCACGGAGGCATCCTGGTCGAAGATGACGTGTTTACGCCATCATGGATAACCCAGCATGTGATTCCTCTTCTGCAGAATCATCGGGATCTGCAGGACATGGGAAAGGCCGCATGGGCCTATGGGACTCGTGACGCTGCCGAGACCATGGCCGTACGCGTAGAATCATTTGCGTGA